ttgaaaaatgccGTCACAAGACAGTATAAAATGGTTGTATATTTCTACTTGAATCAACACTTCACTTCAACAGACAGGAGCTCCTCCTACAAACATGGCGgaaacaaaaccaaaacaaactTCTTTGCAAGATGAATTATCAGCTGCAGACCGAAGATCTAAGTCAGGGTCAATAAATTCTGAATGGCCACAGCCTATTCTAGCATCTATTTCAGCTGTCAAATCTGTTATTTCAACTTCAAAACCAGTGACTTTAAAATTAAGACAACGTAAGATTATTGTTACActacagaaattatttaaaccggtgtaaattagaaaatgtataaattatcTATGCCCCAATCTATTTACATAATGGATGTCATGTGTAATTGGTGTTGCCTTGTTAAAGAATGTAATGTCAAATGTGATAGGAATGTATGCCCAACCATACACAACATTGTCAAGAGATGGctaagtatttttcttttacagcAAATGTTCAAATCTTCTTTAGATATTGTAAAAACGACACCCCTTtttcaatcattgtcaataaTTTAGATCTGCCATATTTGCTTATTGCTCTCATTGACCTCTCAGAATGGCAATTGATCTTGACATTATTACCCAAAGCCACAGAAtccatcatcatgatcatgtagCATGATTCAGTGATCACTCTAAATACCCGAAGCCTGAACTGTTCACCCtgtttaagggggctcgcgggtctaaatcattttttttaatttaatataagatttccctaattttttctataaatgaactttatcttataccttatagaaaaataaaataaaaaagaggggtcaccgatcatttacgctcacaatctgccatCGAAAGAAACgtacatttttgaaaaggtACTCGTTTTCTGTTGAACTATtaggagaaaaagaggtaatatcgaaataaaaaaagaacctaattacagaaatcgcttaaattttacaattatttagtttatgtatagcttatttgaaaacaataataaaaaatataggtcaccgatgagtaaaaaaagatatttcaattttaatgccaaaaaagggcatttttgcaccaaagggagataatttcgaGCTTTTTCAaagatatctacattttaaaagtcagcTGGGGCcaacacaaattgattttttggaatgatttttgtgcCATATGATGATGTAATAACTACTtaaggtaattaataaaatttgtaatgaaaattaaatgtttaatttttttctgaaaatcttatacccgcgagcctccttaaggtTTTCCCTGATACCTGTTCGATCAGGGTTCTTTTGacctgattttatttttttgttattgttgtcTACATTTTTTGTATCTGCACAATGTTTATTCCCACATGGTTGTCACAGGCCTGTTCATTCCTTTGCATGAATAGATACATTTCTTGTATCACACTGCACAGAGTGCTTTTCAATATATCTTTTctagaaaatatgaaatatatgcctcaaaaataaaaaaaataaatctttatgcTATAGTCCATTTGCCAATTACCGATTTAATTCTCTTAGTACacactttttataaaaattacttccctttgtcaaCTGTAGACTGGTTCTAAACtggataaaattgaaaaaactttCAGAAACAATATTTTCCCTGTGATGTAAGTGGAAAAGGATAAACACACTCaacatttaaatatcatttattacaatatataaatatattaatacttGCACGTACTATGTGCAAAGTATTCAGATACATGCATTTGGCTACTGGACCGGACCCTCTGTCAGTTTTCTTTCATTATCAAAGCTTCAGGAAAAAATACTCAGCCTTTCGGCTTTCCTGCTCCAGAATGTGTAAGAGAAGACACTTTATAATAGTGATGTGTGGACTTTGTGGCTAAGCCACCTAGACATGCTAGGTAGATACATTATCATGCAGGTGTCATTATTTATTTGCATGCCAAAGTCAGcttccataaaaaaaaagaaaacttaaagAAAGAACCAGTAGCCAAGTGTATGTATGATTGTATAGATGAggccattcaaaaaaatgtttgtttctttggcaatttgaatttgaatacatgtatatattcatttcattgCTTGTGCATTGTGAAAAATATAGTTGATGTAAGGTTTCTATACAGGCCAATatctaaataataaaacatgtattttgtatatgtatgtatgcataaaaattttgaatgaaacaCATTTACATGAGATAAGTACATGTGGCAGGCAGTAAATAAGGaataattcattttgtttttttgagtcTCACTATATCACcttattaataaataatgatcaaatgcaaaaaaaatgctTAACATTATCACTTTCTGATTTAAGTTTCTGAGTGGTACCAAAGaaactaatatttttttgaatggcctACATGTATAATTGATGAAACTGGAAGGAACAGAAATAACAATTTGAGCACTGGCACTGGTTTTGAATAgacaatttattttatcatgtttcttccctgtcaaatattttattagggGAAACAGACTACAACTTATTTGCACTAGAATAAGCTATCTGTGCGAGgtttaaaatttgttgaaatgtaatttttcaaACCATGTGTTCTCTCTAAGCACAGACAGCATTATTCTTTGGCAACATTTGTCTTCCTGCAATGGATATACAAATAACGAATTCTTTCTCGGTCAATTTGAtgtttcaatttctaaaaaaaatcgtaGAATACTGTAATTATAAagaagaaaatgtggtataagtgccaataagacaacaaaaAGGCTCACCAAAAGACATTTTTGATAGAGCACTATAACTAAGGAGAGAAAAATAAATCTATCAAGGAAACGCGTAAAGTTAATATTATGAATTTGATcatccaaaattcaaaattaattttaacaattgaTAAATCTGCAGGATAATTTGGTAAATATAGGTGTCAAGAGTAAAATTCTCTTTTCAaaacctttataaaaaaattataaataaatatatatcatatacaatgtacatgtatgtacaaatcACAAGATGTCCTGACCTCCCGATAAAAGTTTTTCAGTATTTGAGTTCTTGCCTGATTCATAATCAACCATGTCTGTTAGTATTAATTCTAGATGATGATCACTAAAACAGTCGTCTTCATTAGACAATGTGTCGAGGTTGGCCTCTTGTGAAACATTTGATAtactattaaataaatcatgtaaTTCAGCGTCTGTAATATCTAAATTAGTGTCCTGTGATTCATCATTATCATTCACATGGTTTCCTACCAATGGTTGCTCTGATTGCTGTGTTTCTATAATTTCATCAGTCTGAAAATAAAGTTAAGattgaaaattttcaatttgtgaGGTACTGTTAATTATAGTATCTTTGCATTCATCTGTTTACTTATTATTGAGGCTGTTATACACTGGACACTCATTTGAAATTAGTTAACACAATTTCTGACAATgctaaatacaaataattgatttttttttttaaattaaatgaaatttttccAATAAAGTGTGCTGTTCAAGTTTTCTGACTGCCATAAGAGGGGGCCTGCTACTATTATGCTTTGGTGATTCccaatatcatgtatattatctaccaaatttttcccacaaaaggagGGGGATGCCTGACCTTCCAGGGCCCCCTAGATCTGCCTAtgatataaacatgtatataaattatacCTTTGTGTTATAAACTTTGTCTGCTGATAATGTTGGTCTTTTTATACCAGACAGTAGCTCTTCATCTTGTGCATGTTTTCTTTTCTgtaagaaatatatttaataatttataaaatatatttggtatggGAAATAGAACTGTATACAATGTAGATGATTTGACCTTATATGTGGATCATTCTACAATGTCAAGTGTACGGGTACAAATTTTATTGcttattatttctaaattttttagaCCAATAATGTTTCATGaatgtaaatagaaaaaaaaccagagcTAGTAACTATATTcacttaaattttatatatgaaattgtaaacatcttaaattcttttaaatatatctatCCTAGTTATATAGAATTACAATTTACTTACTCAATATAATGTGTAATTAAAGCTTCAGTCAGCTTCCAAGACGGGAAGTGTTATTTAGTAGTTTTCGGTTGTTGCTGTCACACActgaatcatatttttttttgctttttgttctCTTGTTTGCATTGCTTCAGGCTTCAATGAGGTATgaatttgcttattgttgaagcaTGTACAATGTCCTTAGACATGTTAGAGGAGCACCAGTTATTTAACTACCGATAATTGTAACTTCGATATCACTTCACTGCTTATATTCCCCAATAAGTGTTTTACATCATGCATCAAAGCTAATAATTTTTTAGACTGGTTTCCATGTGTGTTTAGAAGCTTGAGATCATACTTATTTTTCCTGTTGCCTGAGATCATACTTACTTTTCCTGTCATTTGCCTGTTGCCTGATATCATACTTACTTTTCCTGTTGCCTGAGACGGAGCATCAATTTCAACAGCAGTGACTGGTTCATCTTTGCTACTTCCTTTGTTTTCACTTTGATGAAGTCTGGATTCTACTGTTTGACCGTTTTTAGATTGATCTTTGGATAATGTTTCCTGATCATCAGAGCAGCATGGAAATACGCTATCTTTATTGACCTTTTCCTGATCTTTGATCAAAGAACTTGTTGACAAACTGCTgcagattttttgtaaacaaaatttttgtGTTAGGGAGATAATGTTGTAAAATACATGTGACTTTGTATTCTCCTCCAGATCATTTGCTTTGAAGCCAATTTTGAAAGATGTCTCTGTAATTTGTATTTGAATAGCCTGTCTAATGTCTGAAATTTTTGCCGAATTCTTCAAGATTTCATCGCTTTCAGGATCAAGAGTTTGTGTTGTCCACCATTGGTTTAAAATGCTGTGCACATTCGATGTAAATAGTCCCTGTTCATGCATAGTCTGCAGTGCATTGTCAatgattgatatattattcTGAATGGTATATATTCTGCACAACGtttctttatgttttttcaCTTCCtttgaattacatgtatttgcatGTACTTTTTGAAAAGTTGTAATTAAAGACTGATATTTCTGAGGAATTATGGCTTTTGGATTTTGAATCAAAGTCAAAACAAGTTCTTTATCTGAGCCAGTCTGTTTACATTTTCCTCTGTTGTGTGGACTATAAAACTGAACTACTGAAGGCCAGTTTTCAGGAGGAGACTTCCAAATACCATCACATTTTGCTTCTGGATCTTTTCCTTTAATAATTTTACACAGAATGGTGGCAAGATTGCGTGTAATTTCAGTTACTAGTTCAGACTGGCTTTTACACCGAATCTTGAGAAAGTCTGTTTCTGTTTTATCCATAGTCAGacaaacattaatatttttcaaagctGCTCTAATTTCTCCAAAATCTTtacaaaacaacatattttgtaTGGCTAATTTGATTTTCTCTGTATTCCTACGGAATATATACAACTTGTTCAGCAGTTCATGTTTTTGTTCTCGCCAAGCATCTACCTCTTTCTGGTATAGGAAGTtgatttgtacatttttgtgcTTGCAGCAATCAAGCAAACATTTCAAGAGGTCTTCATTTGATATAGACTTGCCATGTTCATCTTGTGATTTGTTTTTTGGGTCATAAAATGGTTTATTAAGGGGCCAGTGCTCAGGTTTTTCTTTCCACATCCTTTTGGATTTTGACTGTGTTTCCCGTCCAGTATAAAGGAGCAGAATATTAACATTACGGGTAATATTGTGCATCCATAAAATATTACATgagtatttcttttttgttgtcaTGGTTgtcataaatttaaagttttgatcAATCAGTTTTAAATGTAGGTAGGTtgataaacattaaattttatttttaccatagtttgttgatttgttgattATTACTTACTTGAAGTTTTGTGAttaatatttaatgcaaattaaGGATGAGAACAAAGGAGAAGGTCCAGTAAGGGCTGATTTAGGTCTAAAATTATGATGCTAGTACCAGAAGCATGTCCATTGTATTATCAAAAAAAGCATGTTACTTTTTAAAGAATCactaaaagttaacaatttaaCACATTTGCAAAAACGCTATATATTTAGGCCAACAAGGGGTCTTACCGGCCCTACTCCTTTACAactaataaatgtatttttttgtatgataGTCATATTCAGCTTAAAGTAGATCCACCAGATAAATGGCATGGAATTttgactgccactggaaaattaAGAAAGGTTGGATAGGATCAggaattttgccttgcaacaggccacctacagACCCCTacaagagttgttgcaagggttctttaacGTGCAGAGAGCTTGGCACTCACCCTACACAGGGCATCAGATTTGATATCCCTATTCACACCTGGCACTTAGTAAATTATGACTGAGTTGGTAAGCTCAGTGCTGTGATTGCTTAATTTGAATTGTTAAATTTTCCTTATTAATTACAAGGTCCTCAAACAATGGGAATGCCTAGTGCGTGGCGGATCGAAAAAAGAATCATAGAAGGGGGCCCACTTACTGCCTTAGAGGAGCCTGCTTCAGTCATGCTTAAATGATTCCcctaaataattaacaaaatttttcaacaaaagtgGGGCCTGGAAATGTTTATTGCCATGGAGAATGAATCATGTGAATagttctttaaaatttatactgtatGGAGGCTAGAGCATCTTGGGAAAGCCCAGTAATAGTCACTTGGTCACTCAGATGACACATGTTCAATAAAAGAATgggaaaacaaatttaaacgaTATTTTAGTTTACAATTAATAACATGCTAGCTCTCATTTCATTGGATTTTAAGTTTGATAATGTTAATGCAACAGATGGTCGAAAAATCACTTGTACaaacttttgtttaaaattttcc
The genomic region above belongs to Mytilus trossulus isolate FHL-02 chromosome 7, PNRI_Mtr1.1.1.hap1, whole genome shotgun sequence and contains:
- the LOC134724720 gene encoding uncharacterized protein LOC134724720; this encodes MTTMTTKKKYSCNILWMHNITRNVNILLLYTGRETQSKSKRMWKEKPEHWPLNKPFYDPKNKSQDEHGKSISNEDLLKCLLDCCKHKNVQINFLYQKEVDAWREQKHELLNKLYIFRRNTEKIKLAIQNMLFCKDFGEIRAALKNINVCLTMDKTETDFLKIRCKSQSELVTEITRNLATILCKIIKGKDPEAKCDGIWKSPPENWPSVVQFYSPHNRGKCKQTGSDKELVLTLIQNPKAIIPQKYQSLITTFQKVHANTCNSKEVKKHKETLCRIYTIQNNISIIDNALQTMHEQGLFTSNVHSILNQWWTTQTLDPESDEILKNSAKISDIRQAIQIQITETSFKIGFKANDLEENTKSHVFYNIISLTQKFCLQKICSSLSTSSLIKDQEKVNKDSVFPCCSDDQETLSKDQSKNGQTVESRLHQSENKGSSKDEPVTAVEIDAPSQATGKKRKHAQDEELLSGIKRPTLSADKVYNTKTDEIIETQQSEQPLVGNHVNDNDESQDTNLDITDAELHDLFNSISNVSQEANLDTLSNEDDCFSDHHLELILTDMVDYESGKNSNTEKLLSGGQDIL